The following are encoded together in the Triticum dicoccoides isolate Atlit2015 ecotype Zavitan chromosome 6B, WEW_v2.0, whole genome shotgun sequence genome:
- the LOC119321997 gene encoding uncharacterized protein LOC119321997 — protein MPDAKVVVHFLDDTTAEGDLLYHQEHYDIAFFKVKVGQCPQLPLFVDNVKSGQEIFQLGRDEKLNLRITYGRAQSKNPNMYRRQHFMYMHRKDDNNEFDDGGPAIDFSANIVGMINNSTSGSFIPTSILHQCFYFWRNHGRIPRLHLRLKLFAIKLLDPSHIERIRRKCKIDSGLIVQEVSSGSHAEMLGICRGDIISCFEGEEVSTTVELEKMMLDVCKNRFMGGINWNRKVDVSVLVFDIRRSHWRTKVLTLDVSDKGEVIVRASRLVTV, from the exons ATGCCTGATGCTAAG GTGGTTGTTCATTTTTTAGATGATACAACTGCAGAGGGTGACCTCTTGTACCATCAAGAACACTATGATATTGCTTTTTTCAAAGTTAAAGTCGGTCAATGCCCCCAACTGCCTTTGTTTGTTGACAATGTGAAATCCGGTCAAGAAATTTTCCAGCTTGGAAGAGATGAGAAGTTGAACCTGAGAATAACCTATGGCAGGGCACAATCTAAGAATCCAAACATGTATCGAAGACAACACTTCATGTACATGCATCGTAAAGATGATAACAATGAG TTTGATGATGGAGGGCCAGCAATTGACTTCAGTGCAAATATTGTTGGCATGATCAACAACTCTACGAGCGGATCTTTCATACCTACTTCTATCTTGCACCAATGCTTCTACTTCTGGAGGAATCATGG GCGCATCCCTCGGCTCCACCTCAGATTGAAGCTTTTCGCTATCAAGCTTCTAGACCCTTCTCATATTGAGAGGATAAGGCGAAAATGCAAAATTGATAGTGGTCTTATTGTTCAAGAG GTGTCAAGTGGGTCCCATGCTGAGATGCTTGGAATCTGTAGAGGTGATATTATCAGCTGTTTTGAGGGAGAGGAAGTTTCTACTACAGTCGAG TTGGAGAAAATGATGTTGGATGTTTGCAAGAATCGTTTTATGGGAGGAATAAACTGGAATAGAAAAGTGGATGTTTCG GTTTTGGTTTTCGACATCCGGAGGAGTCACTGGAGGACCAAGGTGTTGACtctagatgtttctgacaagggagAAGTTATCGTGAGAGCATCTCGTCTCGTGACTGTTTAA